From Rhizophagus irregularis chromosome 9, complete sequence, the proteins below share one genomic window:
- a CDS encoding Septin spn4 — MSPSAVSTNGIGIADLPNQRHKIVAKRGTNFTLMVVGESGLGKTTFINTLFTTTIKEKKNQAKRHAKQTDKTVEIEITKAELEEKMFNVKLTVIDTPGFGDYVNNRDSWLPIVEFIDDQHESYMRQEQQPHREEKLDMRVHSCLYFIRPTGHTLKPLDIEVMKRLGSRVNLIPVIAKADTLTPKDLETFKRRVREVIAAQNIQVYQCPIESDDETSTKRNMNIMAAMPFAIIGSDEDVIAPDGRKVKGRQYSWGIAEVENEDHCDFKKLRSLLIRTHMLDLISTTEETHYENYRQSQMETRKFGEAKPKKLDNPKFKEEEEALRKRFTEQVKQEENRFRQWEQHLIAERDRLNKDLEAEHSHIKSLEQELETIQAGLSSKGGRK; from the exons ATGTCACCAAGTGCAGTTTCTACAAACGGTATTGGCATTGCCGACTTGCCAAACCAGCGTCATAAAATTGTTGCCAAACGCGGTACCAACTTTACCTTAATGGTTGTTG gtGAATCCGGTCTCGGTAAAACAACTTTCATCAATACTCTTTTCACTACTactatcaaagaaaaaaagaatcaagCTAAACGCCATGCCAAACAAACGGATAAAACAGTTGAGATTGAAATAACAAAAGCTG AACTCGAAGAAAAAATGTTCAATGTTAAGCTCACAGTTATTGATACTCCCGGATTTGGCGACTATGTAAATAATCGGGATAGTTGGTTACCCATCGTTGAATTCATCGATGATCAACATGAATCATACATGCGACAAGAACAACAACCACATCGTGAAGAAAAATTGGATATGCGTGTTCATTCCTGTCTTTATTTCATCCGCCCAACTGGCCATAC tTTAAAGCCCTTGGATATCGAAGTCATGAAACGTTTAGGTTCTCGAGTAAATCTAATTCCCGTAATTGCCAAGGCTGATACCTTGACGCCAAAAGACTTGGAAACCTTCAAGAGAAGG gTTAGAGAAGTTATTGCTGCTCAAAACATTCAAGTTTACCAATGCCCAATTGAAAGTGACGATGAAACCAGCACCAAACGAAATATGAACATtatg GCTGCTATGCCTTTTGCGATAATTGGTAGTGATGAGGATGTCATTGCCCCTGATGGTCGTAAAGTAAAGGGACGTCAATACAGCTGGGGTATTGCCGAAGTTGAAAACGAAGATCATTGTGATTTCAAGAAACTTCGTTCCCTTCTTATTAG GACACACATGTTAGATTTGATATCCACAACCGAGGAAACCCACTATGAAAATTATCGTCAATCACAAATGGAAACAAGGAAGTTTGGTGAAGCCAA ACCTAAGAAACTTGATAATCCTAAATtcaaagaagaagaagaagctCTTCGTAAGAGATTCACTGAACAAGTTAAACAAGAAGAGAACCGTTTCCGACAGTGGGAACAACAT CTTATTGCTGAGCGCGATCGTCTTAACAAGGACTTAGAAGCTGAACATTCTCACATTAAATCGTTAGAGCAGGAATTAGAAACGATTCAAGCAGGACTTTCAAGCAAAGGcggaagaaaataa